The following are encoded together in the Solenopsis invicta isolate M01_SB chromosome 14, UNIL_Sinv_3.0, whole genome shotgun sequence genome:
- the LOC105207685 gene encoding zinc finger CCCH domain-containing protein 13 isoform X2, with protein MSYGYNKYSSTMSSRGRGFSSRGGGSYRGRGGGGGNEWNGSAGGNMSGRGGYSSSRGGRFKYSTTSYDSRSKYNSGSERYSSRGGRGEHSNNYKRPRDSYSARDDHRSSSDSARKRMRSDSYQGGGSGSGSQRYSSYGSSASAPYDDNKGSSSSAVYEDKRQSERASSYHRSEDRHSASRSYAPPPPPRISEMAPPPTQRYTSSRGRISHQSSNYRGRISTRGTGGRGGAFHRVSSRSDILMARKRTLHSLDYRRKLLGSRSRDYIQRVRMTTTKLRRSGTTRLPGSKKDSGSGTNVKDKDREMAKAISAEFSDDDDEEDDNKSNWDDEEKPHERDEEEDMEEEEEKKKKEDKRKKEKQDRERQHTEDEEEKDDDIKEDDNQKREEDEDDDNDDEEHDDNEKAERDRNADSAEELPSRRDGRKFIKLKCPHCAHHSVTFKEYSLHLFSGRHSAAMKRIAARHKVTLTRMRVVQRQEQRRIEARDAARGTLPSRTMFCAICKLNYRSLKAAHQLSESHRQMKRFLTPFCRVCRIQFRSPMFFETHMCSLEHIKRKSILRERMNANGSGEAEADSSAAEEDDKEVNLDNFMTLDSVGDVDAMFTEDEESNDKKKDKAEGESSSEAEKKSKNKQTIKVGAEYIKRVEVQYCELCKVYLPRSENTERAISLHCSTRSHLKRYVRDNDDKALRRQAERIHLQSSSSTNVNSSNSTAINNTSDNAKTSPVNSEPQVSATPVSTAADNNGVCGTEYIKIDEEKSNSLESEKNAKDSKNNQVDEDDDDYRAHGSDKIIWDDVDKDLGDILRESEAGASKSSDDEDSRYDRFRNSDKKQPGKEKENEKNEILEDKSGNNKIKDVKN; from the exons ATGAGCTATGGTTACAACAAATACAG TTCCACCATGAGttctcgcggtcgcggattTAGTTCTCGCGGAGGGGGTTCTTATAGGGGTCGAGGTGGTGGCGGAGGAAACGAATGGAATGGTTCGGCAGGAGGGAATATGTCCGGCAGAGGTGGATATTCATCTTCCAGAGGGGGCAGATTTAAATATTCAACGACAAGCTATGATTCCAGGTCGAAATATAATTCAG GGTCGGAGAGGTATTCGAGCAGAGGTGGTCGTGGAGAACACTCTAACAATTATAAAAGACCTCGT GATTCATACTCTGCTAGAGATGATCATCGATCGTCCAGTGACTCGGCGCGTAAAAGAATGAGAAGCGATTCGTATCAG GGTGGAGGTAGCGGTAGCGGTTCACAGAGGTATTCGTCGTACGGTTCATCTGCATCGGCGCCCTATGACGATAATAAGGGATCGTCATCATCCGCCGTATACGAGGACAAGAGACAGAGCGAGCGCGCGTCATCGTACCACCGTTCCGAGGATCGTCATTCCGCTTCGCGAAGCTATGCGCCCCCGCCGCCCCCTCGGATTAGCGAAATGGCACCGCCACCGACTCAGAGATACACCTCGAGTCGCGGAAGAATATCGCATCAGAGCTCGAATTACCGAGGCCGCATTTCGACTCGCGGCACTGGCGGTAGAGGTGGTGCATTTCATCGTGTGAGCTCTCGATCGGACATCCTCATGGCTCGCAAGCGTACTCTGCACTCGCTCGACTATCGTCGAAAGCTGCTAGGCTCACGCTCGCGCGACTACATCCAGCGTGTGCGCATGACTACTACCAAACTACGCAGGag CGGTACTACTAGGCTACCCGGAAGTAAAAAGGACTCGGGATCCGGGACCAACGTGAAGGACAAGGATAGAGAGATGGCCAAAGCCATTAGTGCAGAATTTTCCGATGATGATGACGAGGAAGATGATAATAAGAGTAATTGGGACGACGAAGAAAAG CCGCACGAGCGCGATGAAGAAGAGGATatggaagaggaagaggagaaaaagaaaaaagaagataaacgtaaaaaagaaaaacaagacAGAGAAAGACAGCATACCGAAGATGAGGAAGAGAAGGATGATGATATTAAAGAAGATGATAATCAGAAGCGAGAA GAAGATGAAGATGACGATAATGATGATGAAGAACATGACGACAATGAGAAAGCAGAACGTGATAGAAACGCAGATTCTGCGGAAGAATTGCCGAGTAGACGAGACGGtagaaaattcataaaattgaaaTGCCCGCATTGTGCCCATCACAGCGTTACGTTCAAGGAATATTCGCTTCATCTATTCTCTGGTCGTCATAGTGCAGCGATGAAACGTATCGCGGCTCGACATAAGGTTACTCTTACGCGTATGCGAGTTGTTCAACGACAAGAGCAGAGACGTATCGAGGCTCGTGACGCAGCACGCGGCACGCTACCCTCACGCACCATGTTTTGTGCCATTTGCAAGTTAAACTATCGTTCCTTAAAAGCTGCTCATCAATTGTCGGAATCTCATCGTCAAATGAAACGATTCCTCACACCATTCTGTCGTGTTTGTCGGATCCAATTTCGTTCTCCAATGTTCTTTGAGACACATATGTGTTCTCTAGAGCATATCAAG AGAAAGAGTATATTGAGAGAAAGGATGAATGCTAATGGAAGCGGCGAAGCAGAAGCGGATTCGAGCGCAGCGGAGGAAGATGATAAGGAAGTTAATCTTGATAATTTTATGACTTTGGATTCTGTAGGTGATGTAGATG CAATGTTTACAGAGGACGAAGAGTCTAATGACAAGAAGAAAGACAAGGCTGAGGGTGAAAGTTCGAGCGAAGCGGAGAAGAAATCGAAAAACAAACAAACGATAAAAGTTGGTGCGGAATACATAAAACGTGTCGAGGTACAATACTGCGAGTTGTGCAAAGTATATTTGCCACGCAGCGAAAATACAGAGCGGGCGATCTCTTTACATTGTTCTACTCGCAGTCATCTTAAACG GTACGTGCGAGACAATGACGACAAGGCGCTTAGACGTCAAGCGGAAAGAATACATCTGCAATCGTCATCTTCGACGAATGTGAATTCTAGCAATTCCACTGCGATTAACAATACATCGGACAACGCGAAGACTTCTCCTGTCAATTCCGAGCCACAAGTATCTGCTACACCAGTGTCTACCGCGGCTGATAACAATGGCGTTTGCGGCACAGAGTATATTAAAATCGATGAGGAAAAATCCAATAGCTTAGAATCagagaaaaatgcaaaagacAGTAAGAATAATCAGGTGGATGAGGATGATGATGATTACCGTGCGCACGGTAGCGATAAAATAATTTGGGATGACGTCGACAAAGATTTAGGTGACATTTTAAGAGAAAGCGAGGCGGGAGCATCAAAATCGAGTGACGATGAGGATTCGCGTTACGATCGTTTTCGCAATTCAGACAAAAAACAAcctggaaaagaaaaagaaaacgagaaGAACGAAATTCTTGAAGATAAGAGCggtaataacaaaattaaagatgtaaaaaattaa
- the LOC105207685 gene encoding peptidyl-prolyl cis-trans isomerase G isoform X4, which produces MSSRGRGFSSRGGGSYRGRGGGGGNEWNGSAGGNMSGRGGYSSSRGGRFKYSTTSYDSRSKYNSGSERYSSRGGRGEHSNNYKRPRDSYSARDDHRSSSDSARKRMRSDSYQGGGSGSGSQRYSSYGSSASAPYDDNKGSSSSAVYEDKRQSERASSYHRSEDRHSASRSYAPPPPPRISEMAPPPTQRYTSSRGRISHQSSNYRGRISTRGTGGRGGAFHRVSSRSDILMARKRTLHSLDYRRKLLGSRSRDYIQRVRMTTTKLRRSSGTTRLPGSKKDSGSGTNVKDKDREMAKAISAEFSDDDDEEDDNKSNWDDEEKPHERDEEEDMEEEEEKKKKEDKRKKEKQDRERQHTEDEEEKDDDIKEDDNQKREEDEDDDNDDEEHDDNEKAERDRNADSAEELPSRRDGRKFIKLKCPHCAHHSVTFKEYSLHLFSGRHSAAMKRIAARHKVTLTRMRVVQRQEQRRIEARDAARGTLPSRTMFCAICKLNYRSLKAAHQLSESHRQMKRFLTPFCRVCRIQFRSPMFFETHMCSLEHIKRKSILRERMNANGSGEAEADSSAAEEDDKEVNLDNFMTLDSVGDVDAMFTEDEESNDKKKDKAEGESSSEAEKKSKNKQTIKVGAEYIKRVEVQYCELCKVYLPRSENTERAISLHCSTRSHLKRYVRDNDDKALRRQAERIHLQSSSSTNVNSSNSTAINNTSDNAKTSPVNSEPQVSATPVSTAADNNGVCGTEYIKIDEEKSNSLESEKNAKDSKNNQVDEDDDDYRAHGSDKIIWDDVDKDLGDILRESEAGASKSSDDEDSRYDRFRNSDKKQPGKEKENEKNEILEDKSGNNKIKDVKN; this is translated from the exons ATGAGttctcgcggtcgcggattTAGTTCTCGCGGAGGGGGTTCTTATAGGGGTCGAGGTGGTGGCGGAGGAAACGAATGGAATGGTTCGGCAGGAGGGAATATGTCCGGCAGAGGTGGATATTCATCTTCCAGAGGGGGCAGATTTAAATATTCAACGACAAGCTATGATTCCAGGTCGAAATATAATTCAG GGTCGGAGAGGTATTCGAGCAGAGGTGGTCGTGGAGAACACTCTAACAATTATAAAAGACCTCGT GATTCATACTCTGCTAGAGATGATCATCGATCGTCCAGTGACTCGGCGCGTAAAAGAATGAGAAGCGATTCGTATCAG GGTGGAGGTAGCGGTAGCGGTTCACAGAGGTATTCGTCGTACGGTTCATCTGCATCGGCGCCCTATGACGATAATAAGGGATCGTCATCATCCGCCGTATACGAGGACAAGAGACAGAGCGAGCGCGCGTCATCGTACCACCGTTCCGAGGATCGTCATTCCGCTTCGCGAAGCTATGCGCCCCCGCCGCCCCCTCGGATTAGCGAAATGGCACCGCCACCGACTCAGAGATACACCTCGAGTCGCGGAAGAATATCGCATCAGAGCTCGAATTACCGAGGCCGCATTTCGACTCGCGGCACTGGCGGTAGAGGTGGTGCATTTCATCGTGTGAGCTCTCGATCGGACATCCTCATGGCTCGCAAGCGTACTCTGCACTCGCTCGACTATCGTCGAAAGCTGCTAGGCTCACGCTCGCGCGACTACATCCAGCGTGTGCGCATGACTACTACCAAACTACGCAGGag TAGCGGTACTACTAGGCTACCCGGAAGTAAAAAGGACTCGGGATCCGGGACCAACGTGAAGGACAAGGATAGAGAGATGGCCAAAGCCATTAGTGCAGAATTTTCCGATGATGATGACGAGGAAGATGATAATAAGAGTAATTGGGACGACGAAGAAAAG CCGCACGAGCGCGATGAAGAAGAGGATatggaagaggaagaggagaaaaagaaaaaagaagataaacgtaaaaaagaaaaacaagacAGAGAAAGACAGCATACCGAAGATGAGGAAGAGAAGGATGATGATATTAAAGAAGATGATAATCAGAAGCGAGAA GAAGATGAAGATGACGATAATGATGATGAAGAACATGACGACAATGAGAAAGCAGAACGTGATAGAAACGCAGATTCTGCGGAAGAATTGCCGAGTAGACGAGACGGtagaaaattcataaaattgaaaTGCCCGCATTGTGCCCATCACAGCGTTACGTTCAAGGAATATTCGCTTCATCTATTCTCTGGTCGTCATAGTGCAGCGATGAAACGTATCGCGGCTCGACATAAGGTTACTCTTACGCGTATGCGAGTTGTTCAACGACAAGAGCAGAGACGTATCGAGGCTCGTGACGCAGCACGCGGCACGCTACCCTCACGCACCATGTTTTGTGCCATTTGCAAGTTAAACTATCGTTCCTTAAAAGCTGCTCATCAATTGTCGGAATCTCATCGTCAAATGAAACGATTCCTCACACCATTCTGTCGTGTTTGTCGGATCCAATTTCGTTCTCCAATGTTCTTTGAGACACATATGTGTTCTCTAGAGCATATCAAG AGAAAGAGTATATTGAGAGAAAGGATGAATGCTAATGGAAGCGGCGAAGCAGAAGCGGATTCGAGCGCAGCGGAGGAAGATGATAAGGAAGTTAATCTTGATAATTTTATGACTTTGGATTCTGTAGGTGATGTAGATG CAATGTTTACAGAGGACGAAGAGTCTAATGACAAGAAGAAAGACAAGGCTGAGGGTGAAAGTTCGAGCGAAGCGGAGAAGAAATCGAAAAACAAACAAACGATAAAAGTTGGTGCGGAATACATAAAACGTGTCGAGGTACAATACTGCGAGTTGTGCAAAGTATATTTGCCACGCAGCGAAAATACAGAGCGGGCGATCTCTTTACATTGTTCTACTCGCAGTCATCTTAAACG GTACGTGCGAGACAATGACGACAAGGCGCTTAGACGTCAAGCGGAAAGAATACATCTGCAATCGTCATCTTCGACGAATGTGAATTCTAGCAATTCCACTGCGATTAACAATACATCGGACAACGCGAAGACTTCTCCTGTCAATTCCGAGCCACAAGTATCTGCTACACCAGTGTCTACCGCGGCTGATAACAATGGCGTTTGCGGCACAGAGTATATTAAAATCGATGAGGAAAAATCCAATAGCTTAGAATCagagaaaaatgcaaaagacAGTAAGAATAATCAGGTGGATGAGGATGATGATGATTACCGTGCGCACGGTAGCGATAAAATAATTTGGGATGACGTCGACAAAGATTTAGGTGACATTTTAAGAGAAAGCGAGGCGGGAGCATCAAAATCGAGTGACGATGAGGATTCGCGTTACGATCGTTTTCGCAATTCAGACAAAAAACAAcctggaaaagaaaaagaaaacgagaaGAACGAAATTCTTGAAGATAAGAGCggtaataacaaaattaaagatgtaaaaaattaa
- the LOC105207685 gene encoding uncharacterized protein DDB_G0283697 isoform X3, protein MSYGYNKYSSTMSSRGRGFSSRGGGSYRGRGGGGGNEWNGSAGGNMSGRGGYSSSRGGRFKYSTTSYDSRSKYNSGSERYSSRGGRGEHSNNYKRPRDSYSARDDHRSSSDSARKRMRSDSYQGGGSGSGSQRYSSYGSSASAPYDDNKGSSSSAVYEDKRQSERASSYHRSEDRHSASRSYAPPPPPRISEMAPPPTQRYTSSRGRISHQSSNYRGRISTRGTGGRGGAFHRVSSRSDILMARKRTLHSLDYRRKLLGSRSRDYIQRVRMTTTKLRRSSGTTRLPGSKKDSGSGTNVKDKDREMAKAISAEFSDDDDEEDDNKSNWDDEEKPHERDEEEDMEEEEEKKKKEDKRKKEKQDRERQHTEDEEEKDDDIKEDDNQKREEDEDDDNDDEEHDDNEKAERDRNADSAEELPSRRDGRKFIKLKCPHCAHHSVTFKEYSLHLFSGRHSAAMKRIAARHKVTLTRMRVVQRQEQRRIEARDAARGTLPSRTMFCAICKLNYRSLKAAHQLSESHRQMKRFLTPFCRVCRIQFRSPMFFETHMCSLEHIKRKSILRERMNANGSGEAEADSSAAEEDDKEVNLDNFMTLDSVGDVDEDEESNDKKKDKAEGESSSEAEKKSKNKQTIKVGAEYIKRVEVQYCELCKVYLPRSENTERAISLHCSTRSHLKRYVRDNDDKALRRQAERIHLQSSSSTNVNSSNSTAINNTSDNAKTSPVNSEPQVSATPVSTAADNNGVCGTEYIKIDEEKSNSLESEKNAKDSKNNQVDEDDDDYRAHGSDKIIWDDVDKDLGDILRESEAGASKSSDDEDSRYDRFRNSDKKQPGKEKENEKNEILEDKSGNNKIKDVKN, encoded by the exons ATGAGCTATGGTTACAACAAATACAG TTCCACCATGAGttctcgcggtcgcggattTAGTTCTCGCGGAGGGGGTTCTTATAGGGGTCGAGGTGGTGGCGGAGGAAACGAATGGAATGGTTCGGCAGGAGGGAATATGTCCGGCAGAGGTGGATATTCATCTTCCAGAGGGGGCAGATTTAAATATTCAACGACAAGCTATGATTCCAGGTCGAAATATAATTCAG GGTCGGAGAGGTATTCGAGCAGAGGTGGTCGTGGAGAACACTCTAACAATTATAAAAGACCTCGT GATTCATACTCTGCTAGAGATGATCATCGATCGTCCAGTGACTCGGCGCGTAAAAGAATGAGAAGCGATTCGTATCAG GGTGGAGGTAGCGGTAGCGGTTCACAGAGGTATTCGTCGTACGGTTCATCTGCATCGGCGCCCTATGACGATAATAAGGGATCGTCATCATCCGCCGTATACGAGGACAAGAGACAGAGCGAGCGCGCGTCATCGTACCACCGTTCCGAGGATCGTCATTCCGCTTCGCGAAGCTATGCGCCCCCGCCGCCCCCTCGGATTAGCGAAATGGCACCGCCACCGACTCAGAGATACACCTCGAGTCGCGGAAGAATATCGCATCAGAGCTCGAATTACCGAGGCCGCATTTCGACTCGCGGCACTGGCGGTAGAGGTGGTGCATTTCATCGTGTGAGCTCTCGATCGGACATCCTCATGGCTCGCAAGCGTACTCTGCACTCGCTCGACTATCGTCGAAAGCTGCTAGGCTCACGCTCGCGCGACTACATCCAGCGTGTGCGCATGACTACTACCAAACTACGCAGGag TAGCGGTACTACTAGGCTACCCGGAAGTAAAAAGGACTCGGGATCCGGGACCAACGTGAAGGACAAGGATAGAGAGATGGCCAAAGCCATTAGTGCAGAATTTTCCGATGATGATGACGAGGAAGATGATAATAAGAGTAATTGGGACGACGAAGAAAAG CCGCACGAGCGCGATGAAGAAGAGGATatggaagaggaagaggagaaaaagaaaaaagaagataaacgtaaaaaagaaaaacaagacAGAGAAAGACAGCATACCGAAGATGAGGAAGAGAAGGATGATGATATTAAAGAAGATGATAATCAGAAGCGAGAA GAAGATGAAGATGACGATAATGATGATGAAGAACATGACGACAATGAGAAAGCAGAACGTGATAGAAACGCAGATTCTGCGGAAGAATTGCCGAGTAGACGAGACGGtagaaaattcataaaattgaaaTGCCCGCATTGTGCCCATCACAGCGTTACGTTCAAGGAATATTCGCTTCATCTATTCTCTGGTCGTCATAGTGCAGCGATGAAACGTATCGCGGCTCGACATAAGGTTACTCTTACGCGTATGCGAGTTGTTCAACGACAAGAGCAGAGACGTATCGAGGCTCGTGACGCAGCACGCGGCACGCTACCCTCACGCACCATGTTTTGTGCCATTTGCAAGTTAAACTATCGTTCCTTAAAAGCTGCTCATCAATTGTCGGAATCTCATCGTCAAATGAAACGATTCCTCACACCATTCTGTCGTGTTTGTCGGATCCAATTTCGTTCTCCAATGTTCTTTGAGACACATATGTGTTCTCTAGAGCATATCAAG AGAAAGAGTATATTGAGAGAAAGGATGAATGCTAATGGAAGCGGCGAAGCAGAAGCGGATTCGAGCGCAGCGGAGGAAGATGATAAGGAAGTTAATCTTGATAATTTTATGACTTTGGATTCTGTAGGTGATGTAGATG AGGACGAAGAGTCTAATGACAAGAAGAAAGACAAGGCTGAGGGTGAAAGTTCGAGCGAAGCGGAGAAGAAATCGAAAAACAAACAAACGATAAAAGTTGGTGCGGAATACATAAAACGTGTCGAGGTACAATACTGCGAGTTGTGCAAAGTATATTTGCCACGCAGCGAAAATACAGAGCGGGCGATCTCTTTACATTGTTCTACTCGCAGTCATCTTAAACG GTACGTGCGAGACAATGACGACAAGGCGCTTAGACGTCAAGCGGAAAGAATACATCTGCAATCGTCATCTTCGACGAATGTGAATTCTAGCAATTCCACTGCGATTAACAATACATCGGACAACGCGAAGACTTCTCCTGTCAATTCCGAGCCACAAGTATCTGCTACACCAGTGTCTACCGCGGCTGATAACAATGGCGTTTGCGGCACAGAGTATATTAAAATCGATGAGGAAAAATCCAATAGCTTAGAATCagagaaaaatgcaaaagacAGTAAGAATAATCAGGTGGATGAGGATGATGATGATTACCGTGCGCACGGTAGCGATAAAATAATTTGGGATGACGTCGACAAAGATTTAGGTGACATTTTAAGAGAAAGCGAGGCGGGAGCATCAAAATCGAGTGACGATGAGGATTCGCGTTACGATCGTTTTCGCAATTCAGACAAAAAACAAcctggaaaagaaaaagaaaacgagaaGAACGAAATTCTTGAAGATAAGAGCggtaataacaaaattaaagatgtaaaaaattaa
- the LOC105207685 gene encoding DBIRD complex subunit ZNF326 isoform X1, translated as MSYGYNKYSSTMSSRGRGFSSRGGGSYRGRGGGGGNEWNGSAGGNMSGRGGYSSSRGGRFKYSTTSYDSRSKYNSGSERYSSRGGRGEHSNNYKRPRDSYSARDDHRSSSDSARKRMRSDSYQGGGSGSGSQRYSSYGSSASAPYDDNKGSSSSAVYEDKRQSERASSYHRSEDRHSASRSYAPPPPPRISEMAPPPTQRYTSSRGRISHQSSNYRGRISTRGTGGRGGAFHRVSSRSDILMARKRTLHSLDYRRKLLGSRSRDYIQRVRMTTTKLRRSSGTTRLPGSKKDSGSGTNVKDKDREMAKAISAEFSDDDDEEDDNKSNWDDEEKPHERDEEEDMEEEEEKKKKEDKRKKEKQDRERQHTEDEEEKDDDIKEDDNQKREEDEDDDNDDEEHDDNEKAERDRNADSAEELPSRRDGRKFIKLKCPHCAHHSVTFKEYSLHLFSGRHSAAMKRIAARHKVTLTRMRVVQRQEQRRIEARDAARGTLPSRTMFCAICKLNYRSLKAAHQLSESHRQMKRFLTPFCRVCRIQFRSPMFFETHMCSLEHIKRKSILRERMNANGSGEAEADSSAAEEDDKEVNLDNFMTLDSVGDVDAMFTEDEESNDKKKDKAEGESSSEAEKKSKNKQTIKVGAEYIKRVEVQYCELCKVYLPRSENTERAISLHCSTRSHLKRYVRDNDDKALRRQAERIHLQSSSSTNVNSSNSTAINNTSDNAKTSPVNSEPQVSATPVSTAADNNGVCGTEYIKIDEEKSNSLESEKNAKDSKNNQVDEDDDDYRAHGSDKIIWDDVDKDLGDILRESEAGASKSSDDEDSRYDRFRNSDKKQPGKEKENEKNEILEDKSGNNKIKDVKN; from the exons ATGAGCTATGGTTACAACAAATACAG TTCCACCATGAGttctcgcggtcgcggattTAGTTCTCGCGGAGGGGGTTCTTATAGGGGTCGAGGTGGTGGCGGAGGAAACGAATGGAATGGTTCGGCAGGAGGGAATATGTCCGGCAGAGGTGGATATTCATCTTCCAGAGGGGGCAGATTTAAATATTCAACGACAAGCTATGATTCCAGGTCGAAATATAATTCAG GGTCGGAGAGGTATTCGAGCAGAGGTGGTCGTGGAGAACACTCTAACAATTATAAAAGACCTCGT GATTCATACTCTGCTAGAGATGATCATCGATCGTCCAGTGACTCGGCGCGTAAAAGAATGAGAAGCGATTCGTATCAG GGTGGAGGTAGCGGTAGCGGTTCACAGAGGTATTCGTCGTACGGTTCATCTGCATCGGCGCCCTATGACGATAATAAGGGATCGTCATCATCCGCCGTATACGAGGACAAGAGACAGAGCGAGCGCGCGTCATCGTACCACCGTTCCGAGGATCGTCATTCCGCTTCGCGAAGCTATGCGCCCCCGCCGCCCCCTCGGATTAGCGAAATGGCACCGCCACCGACTCAGAGATACACCTCGAGTCGCGGAAGAATATCGCATCAGAGCTCGAATTACCGAGGCCGCATTTCGACTCGCGGCACTGGCGGTAGAGGTGGTGCATTTCATCGTGTGAGCTCTCGATCGGACATCCTCATGGCTCGCAAGCGTACTCTGCACTCGCTCGACTATCGTCGAAAGCTGCTAGGCTCACGCTCGCGCGACTACATCCAGCGTGTGCGCATGACTACTACCAAACTACGCAGGag TAGCGGTACTACTAGGCTACCCGGAAGTAAAAAGGACTCGGGATCCGGGACCAACGTGAAGGACAAGGATAGAGAGATGGCCAAAGCCATTAGTGCAGAATTTTCCGATGATGATGACGAGGAAGATGATAATAAGAGTAATTGGGACGACGAAGAAAAG CCGCACGAGCGCGATGAAGAAGAGGATatggaagaggaagaggagaaaaagaaaaaagaagataaacgtaaaaaagaaaaacaagacAGAGAAAGACAGCATACCGAAGATGAGGAAGAGAAGGATGATGATATTAAAGAAGATGATAATCAGAAGCGAGAA GAAGATGAAGATGACGATAATGATGATGAAGAACATGACGACAATGAGAAAGCAGAACGTGATAGAAACGCAGATTCTGCGGAAGAATTGCCGAGTAGACGAGACGGtagaaaattcataaaattgaaaTGCCCGCATTGTGCCCATCACAGCGTTACGTTCAAGGAATATTCGCTTCATCTATTCTCTGGTCGTCATAGTGCAGCGATGAAACGTATCGCGGCTCGACATAAGGTTACTCTTACGCGTATGCGAGTTGTTCAACGACAAGAGCAGAGACGTATCGAGGCTCGTGACGCAGCACGCGGCACGCTACCCTCACGCACCATGTTTTGTGCCATTTGCAAGTTAAACTATCGTTCCTTAAAAGCTGCTCATCAATTGTCGGAATCTCATCGTCAAATGAAACGATTCCTCACACCATTCTGTCGTGTTTGTCGGATCCAATTTCGTTCTCCAATGTTCTTTGAGACACATATGTGTTCTCTAGAGCATATCAAG AGAAAGAGTATATTGAGAGAAAGGATGAATGCTAATGGAAGCGGCGAAGCAGAAGCGGATTCGAGCGCAGCGGAGGAAGATGATAAGGAAGTTAATCTTGATAATTTTATGACTTTGGATTCTGTAGGTGATGTAGATG CAATGTTTACAGAGGACGAAGAGTCTAATGACAAGAAGAAAGACAAGGCTGAGGGTGAAAGTTCGAGCGAAGCGGAGAAGAAATCGAAAAACAAACAAACGATAAAAGTTGGTGCGGAATACATAAAACGTGTCGAGGTACAATACTGCGAGTTGTGCAAAGTATATTTGCCACGCAGCGAAAATACAGAGCGGGCGATCTCTTTACATTGTTCTACTCGCAGTCATCTTAAACG GTACGTGCGAGACAATGACGACAAGGCGCTTAGACGTCAAGCGGAAAGAATACATCTGCAATCGTCATCTTCGACGAATGTGAATTCTAGCAATTCCACTGCGATTAACAATACATCGGACAACGCGAAGACTTCTCCTGTCAATTCCGAGCCACAAGTATCTGCTACACCAGTGTCTACCGCGGCTGATAACAATGGCGTTTGCGGCACAGAGTATATTAAAATCGATGAGGAAAAATCCAATAGCTTAGAATCagagaaaaatgcaaaagacAGTAAGAATAATCAGGTGGATGAGGATGATGATGATTACCGTGCGCACGGTAGCGATAAAATAATTTGGGATGACGTCGACAAAGATTTAGGTGACATTTTAAGAGAAAGCGAGGCGGGAGCATCAAAATCGAGTGACGATGAGGATTCGCGTTACGATCGTTTTCGCAATTCAGACAAAAAACAAcctggaaaagaaaaagaaaacgagaaGAACGAAATTCTTGAAGATAAGAGCggtaataacaaaattaaagatgtaaaaaattaa
- the LOC105207686 gene encoding adrenodoxin-like protein 2, mitochondrial, with the protein MALTRGLRPFFVLGTNYACKLMSSQVTLVRAVSTMQPLSKNKEVTITFVKANGEKIKAKGKIGNSILDIVMDNDLNDELGGYGACEGTLTCSTCHLIFPKDIYDSLPEKASEEETDMLDLAFERGDTSRLGCQITMTEELDGIEVRVPAGINDVRQT; encoded by the exons ATGGCGCTGACGCGGGGGCTGCGACCGTTCTTCGTCCTGGGAACAAATTATGCATGTAAGCTCATGTCCAGTCAAGTGACTCTCGTGAGAGCCGTGTCTACCATGCAACCACTCTCGAAGAATAAAGA GGTCACTATAACGTTTGTTAAAGCCAATGGAGAAAAGATAAAAGCAAAAGGGAAGATCGGAAACAGTATTTTAGATATTGTTATGGACAATGACCTCAACGATGAATTGGGTGGTTACG GAGCTTGCGAGGGAACCTTGACGTGCAGTACATGTCATTTAATTTTTCCTAAAGATATATACGACAGTCTTCCAGAGAAAGCTTCAGAGGAAGAGACTGATATGCTGGATTTGGCGTTCGAGCGTGGTGACAC cTCGAGATTGGGATGTCAGATAACGATGACTGAAGAACTAGATGGTATTGAGGTGAGAGTACCAGCTGGCATTAACGATGTAAGACAAACATGA